GCGTATTTCACCTCATCGCGCATTTTGGTGTAGTGGGTGACTTCGGCTTTAATTTTGACGGCTTCTGCGGCTTCTAGTTCGTTAGCGATTTGGGCGTAGGCGCGGATGAGAGCGGCGATCGCTTGATAGAGTGCAACTCGTTTCGGTTCGTTGTGGGCAAGGGTGTCTTGGTCGGTGGTGTCTGTAGTGCAGAAATAATGCAGATAGTTTTGGGTGTCGCGGGGAAGGGCAACGGGTTCGCAGAGTGCTTTGACAATTTCGAGGGTTTCTTCGAGTCGATCGCGGGATTTTTCGAGTCGATCACTGAGAAGTCCGGCGACATCTTCGGGGTCATAGCCATCGAGTGCACCGCTGGTGTAGTCGGTGATCGCTCCTTCAAGCCGTTTGAATAAGTCTTTGTAGTCTACGATGTACCCATATTCTTTGTCGTCTCCGTCGAGGCGATTGACACGACAAATGGCTTGAAATAAACCGTGATCGCGCATTTGTTTGTCGATGTAGAGGTAGGTGGCAGAAGGCGCATCGAAGCCTGTGAGCAGTTTATCTACGACGATGAGCAGGCGCATTTGACCGGGTTCTTTAATAAAGCGATCTTTGACTTGTTTCTCGAATTCTTCGACCCGACTCATGGCTTGATCTTCGGATTCGTTGAAGTAGTCGGCTAACATCCGGCGGTAGATGGCGTATTGGTTCAGTTTTTCGGTGTATCCCTCGCCGCTTTCTTCGCCTTTGATGTCAGAGCGAGCAGGTTTGTAGCTGGTGACGATCGCGCATTTTCCGGCGAGTTCGGTTTTGCTCAATAGCTCATAGACTTTGCAGGCTTGATAGATGCTGGAACACACGAGCATTGCATTACCGCGCCCATCCATTAGGCGAGGTTTGGTGTCCATGTCGAAGAGGATATCTTTGACGATTTGATCGAGGCGCGATTGGCTGGAGAGAACTTTTTGCATCGTGCCCCACTTCTGTTTGAGTTGGGTTTTGGCAAGTTCAGATAAGCCGCGAGTTTTGGCTTCAAACCATTGATCGATTTTTTGCTGGCTGGTGAGGTGCTGATCGATGTCGCGGGCTTCGTAGCGCAGATCGAGGACAACCCCATCAGCGACGGCTTCATCGAATTTGTAGGTGTGGAGATAGCGATCGAAGGTTTCAATACTTCTTTGTTTGTCGTCTCTGAGCAGCGGGGTTCCGGTGAAACCGATGAAGACGGCTTTCGGCAGGAGGGTCTTCATGGCGGTGTGGAGTTTGCCGGATTGGGTGCGGTGGCATTCATCGACAAAGACAAAGAGGTTGCCTTTAGGGGTGAAGTTTTTAGGGATGTTGCGCTCTAAGTCTTGGATGAAGGCAGCGATCGCTTTTTCGGTGTTGTCTATGCCGAACTTGTGAATCAGAGAGCAGAGGAGCCAGGGAGTGGTTTGATTGAGTTTAGTGATCAGATCGTCGCCGCTTTGGGTGCGGTAGATTTCTTCGTCTACACCGAGGAAAACTTTTTCGATTTGTTCGTCTAGCTCGGTGCGATCAGTGATGATCAAAACTCGTGCATCGGTGAGGTGTTCCCGAATCCATTTGGCTAACCAGACCATAGTGAGGCTTTTTCCTGAGCCTTGGGTATGCCAGATGATGCCGCCTTGTTGCTGTGGGATGAATTGCTGGGCGGCTTTGATGGCGAAGTATTGATTGTGGCGGCAGGTTTTTTTGATGCCGGAGTCGAAGACGATGAAATCGTGGATGATTTCGAGGAAGCGGGATCGGTTGCAGAGGCGGGAGAGGGCACAATCGAGCGGATTATCGGATTGTTCGCAGGTGGAACCGGAAAGGTATTTTTGAGCTTTGGGATCGGCTTGGGGGTTGTAGTTGGGGTTTTCTTCTTTCCAGGTGAGATAGTATTTTTCGGGGGTTTCGATCGTGCCGTAGCGTAAGCCTTGGGTGTCGTTGCCTGCCATCACGAGTTGCATCGTGGTGAAGAAGGAACGAATAAAGGTCTTTTTCTGGTTGTCGAGATTTTGGCGGATGCCTTCACCGATCGAGACACTGGAGCGTTTGAGTTCGAGGATACCGAGGGCGATGCCGTTGATGTAGAGAACGAGATCGGGGCGTTTTTTGTGTTCGCCTTGGACGGTGACTTCTTCGGCGATCGCGAAATCATTGTTTTCTGGATCTTCCCAGTCGATCAGCCAAATGGTTTGATTTTGTTGTCCTGCGCCTTCTTTGACTTTGATGCCGTAGCGCAGGAGGCGATAAACGGCTTTGTTGGCATCGTAGAGGTTTTGTCCTTCTTTGAGGGTGGCGGCTTGGTCGAGTTCGCGGAGGGCTTTGGTGATCAGGGTGTCGGTGATGCCTTGTTTTTGAAGCCATGCGGTTAAGAGTGTGGCTTCGATGTTGCGATTGTTGGGGCGGGTTTCCCAGTTGCCGAGGTAGGTGTAGTTAAGTTGCTGAAATAGCTTGATGACACGGTTTTGGGTGACGCGCTCTTTTTGTCCAACGTTACTCACAAGCTCTTTTCCTTTTGAATTTCAGAAGGGGGATCGTCGATCGCTAACGTCTTATTTATAACAACGGTTTTCTTTTGCGATCGCTTCCCCTGCCCAAAATTCAGCAGAATGCTACTCAATGATTTCATCGTACTGGTCTGTATCTGTTTCCTGGCGCTGCCGCATCGATTCCAAGATTTCTTCTAGCGGTGTTTGGTCTAGCCACTGATGTCGATCGCCGGTGTAATCTCCCTGCCCAAGCGTGAAATATTGAATAAATCGAATAGCATCCACCACTCCTAATGAGCTGATTAGGGCTTGATAACCTTGATTAATAATTTCCTGCTGTGTTTTAGGCATTGGAGATTATGAGAATGTTTCGACACCTGAGTAGTCCAAGATCCTCTGATCTTGAGTCAATAGGGTTGAACCGTAGACTTTAGCTGTTGCAACGATGATCTGATCGGCTGGATCAGGATGAAATCCGGTCAGTCGAGTGGATTGGAGAACGATTGGAAGGCTGAGATCTAGTAGTTGTATGCCAGGATAAGCTAAAGCGAGTTCTAACCATTCGTCTACAGAGCAATCTAAGTTTAGTTTGTTTTTCTCAACCAATTTGGCAATTTCCCAGCAGGAGATAATGCTGATTCCAAGTCCACTCGATTGGTTTGCTTGAATGATTTCTAGATTTTGTGAAGAAAGTTTAGGATTCTCGTCAACCCACCAGATCCAAATGTGTGTATCGAGGATGATCATGATGTTGCTTCCCAATCATCCGAGGCTACAGGTTCGTATGGATCGTCATATCGAAGTACTTTTCCTCTGAGAGATTTTTGTTCTGATGCGTTTTGTTTTGGAGAAGATTGTATGTCTTGCTTAAGAGAGTGCAAAATCATCTCAATGATGGCGATTCGATCCTGAACTGAGGATTTTTGCAGCTTTTCGAGGGTTTCTGAGTCGATCATGGTTTGGTTTGATACGATTATGCTTCAATTTTAAAGCGAATTCTTCCAGTAAGGAGTTGTTGCATCATGCCCTGTTTGATGGCTTGGGTTTTGGCGAGGCGGGTTTCGATCGCGGCGATTTCGGTATCCATGTCGGAGAGGATTTTTGCGATCGCGTGTTGTTCTTCTAGTCTAGGTACACTTAGCTCACATTTGGAAATCTGAGGAGCAGTTAGCTGCGGAACGCCTGTACTTTCATTAGCAAACTTGATTTGATGATTGATTAGTTCAGACAGAAAAAAGCTATCCACCTTACTTATGGGCTTTAGAACGATCAATCTACCAATCGCTACAAAAGGTGTAGCTCTGTAATATGAAACTCCAAGAGTGCCCCGCGCTGTTACAGTGATGCAATCGCCTTCGTACTCTTTAACTTTGCTATATCCGTAGATGCCACCATTGAATACAGAATTAGCGTAGATGGGATATGGATGAATATCGTCATCAATTTCAGAATAATTACCTTTTACCAAATCTCTACCAGCGGTTATTTCAAATAAATCGCTAAGCCTCAATGTTTGCCATTCATCACTAAATTCCAGCGATCGCTTTCTGCCTGTCAAAAGCTGCTGCATTGTGGCGGTTTTGAGGTGGCGCTTTTTGGTGATGAGAGAAGCGATCGAAGCAATCAGGGCATCGACATCAGAAAGGGCTTCGGCTATCGATCGTTGTTCGGAGAGTGGCGGAAACGGAACCCGTATGGATTTGATAATCAGCCCATTCAGATTTTCTTGATTTCCTGTATTGCTTAAAAGTCTAATTGTGTCGTACTGACTTACTAGATAATGAAATATGTAACCGTGATGTACATTTTGATTTAGTGCTATGGCTGCACAAGCTTGATTCGTTGACGCTTCAACACCAAGTCTTGCTATTTTCCCCCTAGTTTTACCTTGACCGTACATTGCCATTAGCAAAGTACCTGAAGGAAAGATCTTCGCTGCTGAGTTATTCAGTCCGTCTTGAGTAATGAATTGCTCTGCGCTGTGAATAGTATTGAAATCGATTTGAGTTGTTGTTATCCAAGGAATATCACCATTCCAATAAAGAGGATTAGTACGGCTAGGCGTTCCTCCTGAACTTACAAATCCAATATCACCAATGCTCTTTACTTCCCAATCTTCGGGAATTAGACCGATCGCCGTTTCTTTGTATCCTGTTCTTGCACGATCGCTACTCATTCTCTTCCCCCTCCGATAACGCCGAATCTAACAACCGCTGCCAATCGTCGTCAGTTGGCAATAGCCCTCGATACTCCTCCGGTACCTCTGGATAAAGCTGATAGGTCGCCACACCGATCGGGTTCGCTTTCGACTTCAGACTAAACTCCACTTCTAAGCGATCGCGCTCAGCACACAGAATGATCCCGATCGAAGGATTATCGTCCGGCGCACGTTCTCGATCGTTCAACACTTCTAAATAAAAATCCATTTTGCCCGCATACTCAGGACGAAAACGCCCCGTTTTTAGCTCGATCGCTACCAAACACTTCAAAAAGCGGTGATAAAACAACAAATCCAAAAAATACTCGTTTTCTCCCAGCGTCAATCGATACCGACTACCTACAAAGCAAAATCCATAGCCCAACTCAACCAGAAAATCCTTCAACCGAGTGACTAACCCCCGTTCCAGCGCCCGCTCATACATCGGCTGAGTCACTTCTAAAAACTCTAGACTGTATTGACTTTTGAGCATTTCCTCAGCTTGTTCTGCGAAATGTTGGGGTAGCGTTGTCGAAAAATTATGGCTCTTATCTTGCAGGCTTACCTCATACGCTCCAGCCTTAATCTGGTTCAGCAGCACGTTCCTTGTCCAGCCAAGCCGAGCCGTTGCTTCTAGATAATAACGACGCGCTACTTCACCCTTGACCTTCTGCATAATCAGGATGTTATGACTCCAAGGAATTTCTGCGACAAGCTGTCGCAGAAATTCAGGCGCATCCGCATAGGTTTCATAAAACCGCTTAATATCCCAGAGATTTCGAGGTGAAAACCCAGTCATCTCCGGAAACTCGGTCTTTAGATCAGCCGATAGCCGCTCTACGATCGCATTACCCCATCCCAACGCCTCTTGTCGATCGACCATCAGCTTCCCCAACGCCCAGTACAACCCAATCAGTGATCGATTAATCGATCGAGCCGCACTGATTCGACTTTGAACGACTTGGGCTTTAATCTCTCGCAAAAAGTCTTGATAAGCTGGATCAGAAGATGGAGTGATTGAACTCATTTTTTCTCCGATTTAATCGCATGATTCTCTCTGCAATGGGTTCTACCAAGTCAACCCCATCCGCCTCAAATGCTCATCTACCTTACTCGATAACGCTTCCACCGTTTCCACAATCTGCGGCAACGGCTCCGCATACCTTTCTTCTAGCGTCTTCACCCGATTTGCTAACTGTTGCGTCACCCGCTCGATTTCAGACGCGATCGCTCCCTTTAAAGTCGCCTGCCATTTATCCTCAACTACCAGCGCTTTGATCTCGTCCCCGCTTAATCTCGGATACTGAGCAAACACCAATTGATCTAACTCGCTTTGGGCATCTTTTACCGCTTTCTTTGCCTCAGTTTCTCGATCGATGAATCCCAAACATTGCTTTAATACTGCCTGCTCCTCTTCTGCACTAACATCCCCTTTAATTTCCTTTAATCGCGCCATCACACTCGCTTTCGTTACCTTTCCCGCATCGGTTTGAGCCTCACTCAATAGCCCCTCTTCCCCGCTCTGTTCTTCGACCAGCGTTTCCAACTCCTGCGCGATCGCGTCCAACTCTGCCTGCAGTCGATCGAGTTCCTGCTGCTGTGGCTCAAAATACCGCTTCACAATCAAGCTCGGCGGAATCAAATCCGCTTTGTACTTATTCTTCTCAATGATCAAGTCCGGTGTCTCTTTCAGCTTCTCGCCTTTCTTCACTACCAATTGCCGCAACACTTTACCCGCACTCCAGCCATCCTGCACCAACACATAAACATCATCCTGCATCGTCTCCGCCCAGTAATCCATCAAAATCTGATAGATGTCGTAGCGACTCAGCAAATCCGCCGCGACAAATCGATCGAGCAAATCTTCAGAAAGATGATAAATCAGTTCTTTGGGCTTATCTGCGATCGCAATTCCTTTTAAGCGATCGTCGTGATCGTTGCGCCAGTCTGTGTAAATTGCGAGAGTGCGATCGGCAAACTCGCTAAATTCCGAATGATTCAGAATCGTCGCTTTCACCTGACTCGCTTCGACCAAACTTTGGCTATATCCTTCTCGTCCACTGGGCGAAAACAACGTTTCCCGCAGATTTGGAAACACTCGCCAGTAAGCTTGTAGCGCATCGATATCGACATTCGGAATTCCACCATTGAGATGAGCATCGAGATCATGCAAATCCTCTGGCTCACTCGAATCGATATAGCGCGGAATGTTGAGATTATAGTCATTCTTCTCGCTGGCAATCTCTTCGAGACTAATCGATCGACTGTAGCGCGGAATCTCAATCTGTCGAGTAAACACATCCACAATCTTGTGAATATCCTGGCTCCGCAATCGATTCTTATTGCCGTCTTTCATGAAGCCTTTACTCGCATCAATCATAAAGAGAGAAGTGCGATCGCTTGCTCCTGCCTTGTCAATCACAATGATGCACGCCGGAATCCCGGTTCCATAAAACAAATTCGCAGGCAGTCCAATAATCCCCTTAATGTATCCTTGCTGCACCAAGTTCCGTCGAATTCTGGCTTCTGCATTCCCACGAAATAGAACTCCATGCGGCAAAATCACCGCTGCCTTTCCTGT
This sequence is a window from Leptolyngbya sp. NIES-2104. Protein-coding genes within it:
- a CDS encoding restriction endonuclease subunit S, translated to MSSDRARTGYKETAIGLIPEDWEVKSIGDIGFVSSGGTPSRTNPLYWNGDIPWITTTQIDFNTIHSAEQFITQDGLNNSAAKIFPSGTLLMAMYGQGKTRGKIARLGVEASTNQACAAIALNQNVHHGYIFHYLVSQYDTIRLLSNTGNQENLNGLIIKSIRVPFPPLSEQRSIAEALSDVDALIASIASLITKKRHLKTATMQQLLTGRKRSLEFSDEWQTLRLSDLFEITAGRDLVKGNYSEIDDDIHPYPIYANSVFNGGIYGYSKVKEYEGDCITVTARGTLGVSYYRATPFVAIGRLIVLKPISKVDSFFLSELINHQIKFANESTGVPQLTAPQISKCELSVPRLEEQHAIAKILSDMDTEIAAIETRLAKTQAIKQGMMQQLLTGRIRFKIEA
- a CDS encoding type I restriction-modification system subunit M translates to MAVKKTELYRSLWSSCDELRGGMDASQYKDYVLTLLFMKYVSDKYAGDPHGMIVVPEGGSFKNMVALKGDKEIGDKINKIIGELAEDNGLKGVIDVADFNDEDKLGKGKEMVDRLSNLVAIFDGMDLSANRAEGDDLLGDAYEYLMRHFATESGKSKGQFYTPAEVSRILAKVVGITEETRQDQTVYDPTCGSGSLLLKVADEAPRGLTIYGQEMDNSTWALARMNMFMHGYPSHEIWRDNTLAAPYWKNADGGLKTFDFAVANPPFSYKSWSNGVNLSADEFQRFEYGVPPDKNGDYAFLLHILKSLKSTGKAAVILPHGVLFRGNAEARIRRNLVQQGYIKGIIGLPANLFYGTGIPACIIVIDKAGASDRTSLFMIDASKGFMKDGNKNRLRSQDIHKIVDVFTRQIEIPRYSRSISLEEIASEKNDYNLNIPRYIDSSEPEDLHDLDAHLNGGIPNVDIDALQAYWRVFPNLRETLFSPSGREGYSQSLVEASQVKATILNHSEFSEFADRTLAIYTDWRNDHDDRLKGIAIADKPKELIYHLSEDLLDRFVAADLLSRYDIYQILMDYWAETMQDDVYVLVQDGWSAGKVLRQLVVKKGEKLKETPDLIIEKNKYKADLIPPSLIVKRYFEPQQQELDRLQAELDAIAQELETLVEEQSGEEGLLSEAQTDAGKVTKASVMARLKEIKGDVSAEEEQAVLKQCLGFIDRETEAKKAVKDAQSELDQLVFAQYPRLSGDEIKALVVEDKWQATLKGAIASEIERVTQQLANRVKTLEERYAEPLPQIVETVEALSSKVDEHLRRMGLTW
- a CDS encoding type II toxin-antitoxin system VapC family toxin, yielding MIILDTHIWIWWVDENPKLSSQNLEIIQANQSSGLGISIISCWEIAKLVEKNKLNLDCSVDEWLELALAYPGIQLLDLSLPIVLQSTRLTGFHPDPADQIIVATAKVYGSTLLTQDQRILDYSGVETFS
- a CDS encoding YhcG family protein, whose protein sequence is MSSITPSSDPAYQDFLREIKAQVVQSRISAARSINRSLIGLYWALGKLMVDRQEALGWGNAIVERLSADLKTEFPEMTGFSPRNLWDIKRFYETYADAPEFLRQLVAEIPWSHNILIMQKVKGEVARRYYLEATARLGWTRNVLLNQIKAGAYEVSLQDKSHNFSTTLPQHFAEQAEEMLKSQYSLEFLEVTQPMYERALERGLVTRLKDFLVELGYGFCFVGSRYRLTLGENEYFLDLLFYHRFLKCLVAIELKTGRFRPEYAGKMDFYLEVLNDRERAPDDNPSIGIILCAERDRLEVEFSLKSKANPIGVATYQLYPEVPEEYRGLLPTDDDWQRLLDSALSEGEENE
- a CDS encoding type I restriction endonuclease subunit R; the protein is MSNVGQKERVTQNRVIKLFQQLNYTYLGNWETRPNNRNIEATLLTAWLQKQGITDTLITKALRELDQAATLKEGQNLYDANKAVYRLLRYGIKVKEGAGQQNQTIWLIDWEDPENNDFAIAEEVTVQGEHKKRPDLVLYINGIALGILELKRSSVSIGEGIRQNLDNQKKTFIRSFFTTMQLVMAGNDTQGLRYGTIETPEKYYLTWKEENPNYNPQADPKAQKYLSGSTCEQSDNPLDCALSRLCNRSRFLEIIHDFIVFDSGIKKTCRHNQYFAIKAAQQFIPQQQGGIIWHTQGSGKSLTMVWLAKWIREHLTDARVLIITDRTELDEQIEKVFLGVDEEIYRTQSGDDLITKLNQTTPWLLCSLIHKFGIDNTEKAIAAFIQDLERNIPKNFTPKGNLFVFVDECHRTQSGKLHTAMKTLLPKAVFIGFTGTPLLRDDKQRSIETFDRYLHTYKFDEAVADGVVLDLRYEARDIDQHLTSQQKIDQWFEAKTRGLSELAKTQLKQKWGTMQKVLSSQSRLDQIVKDILFDMDTKPRLMDGRGNAMLVCSSIYQACKVYELLSKTELAGKCAIVTSYKPARSDIKGEESGEGYTEKLNQYAIYRRMLADYFNESEDQAMSRVEEFEKQVKDRFIKEPGQMRLLIVVDKLLTGFDAPSATYLYIDKQMRDHGLFQAICRVNRLDGDDKEYGYIVDYKDLFKRLEGAITDYTSGALDGYDPEDVAGLLSDRLEKSRDRLEETLEIVKALCEPVALPRDTQNYLHYFCTTDTTDQDTLAHNEPKRVALYQAIAALIRAYAQIANELEAAEAVKIKAEVTHYTKMRDEVKYASGDYLDMKRYEPAMRHLLDSYIRADESTIVSKFEDLGLVELIVKQGIGALDALPAGLKEPTAMAETIENNIRRTIIDENPVNPKYYDQMSNLLDALILERRKQAISYQDYLEKVKQLAQQVNQPGTKCQNYPASLDTPAKRSLYDNLGQDEALALQIDTAVRVTKKEGWINHRFKQREVANAIRTAIADRNINVTEVLELVKNQREYQ